CAGGATCTTCATTCTTTCTTGAGGTCATTTTTTTCTACCCCAAGTAgccccttcttctctttttcatggGGTGCAGGCTTGACTATCAGGACCTGCTATTGTGTGTCTGGGTCTTTCCTTGCCATCATTTATCAACCCCACAGCTTGATGAGTATTAGGATGATAAATCACCGCTAATAATTGCAAAGCATTTTACAGTTTACCGTCAGGTGCATGTGCAGCAGCTTATTGATTTTGCTCCTTGTTCTGGGGGTGGGCGTGAGCAGGGCTAGGAGTTAGCTCTGGGCgctgctgccctgccctccacccctgctgcctATCAAGAGCCCACTTTGTGCTAGCGACTCTGTgggaagttgattttttttttttttaggaagttTTATATACATTGCCTTGCATTGTCCAAACACACTTCCAAATAgataccattatttttatttcacagccCAGAAAAGAGGCTCTGCCAAAGCTACATAGGTAGGGAATGGCAAGGTTCAGACTGAATTCAGACGTCAAGTTCATCTCGCTTTGCTCTGTTGGTTCACAAACAGCCGACTGTGGGTATTTGTTCTAGAATGGTTTTGCCCTCACCGTGTGGTTTTGGAGGCGACACGGGTGTTAGGCTCATGACCAGCCTTTTTCTCCTGCCCTGAAGCTCCCCGCAGCAGCTCACtgacttttcctctttcttctcactCTTCCTTGTGTGCCAGGGAGCTGGGGCCCAAAGGCCAAGCAGAGTGTGATCCACTCGAGGTCCAGGTCGGGCAGCAGGCCGCGGCGGTTTCCCTTGCTGTCGGAGAGGTCTGGCCTCAGTGACGCCCTGGTGACCCTGAATCATGCCTGGATGGGTCCTGCTCCCGACAGGCACCCTCAGGACACGCCTGCCCAGCTCAGCCCGTTGGTGGCCAGTGATGACGTTGAAAAGAAGGTCCATGTGAACGAGGATGGCAGCCTATCTGTGGAGATGAAAGTCCGCTTCCACCTACTGGGCAACGACATGCTTCTGTGGTCCAGGAGGGTTGGCAGGGCCAGCGCCCTCACAGCAGCCAGTGGGGAGGGCCCGGTTTTGGGGGCGGCAGACCCCCTTCACTGTCTGTGGGAGGGCCACCCTGGGGGGTCCTCAGAGCCTAAGACACAAGGACAGGGGAACCAAGAGTCAGCATGCAAGGAAGCCTTTGAACGAGGCGGGTGGCAGTCAGGGTCCAGATATGAGATCTGGATGAACCCCCTGTACATCGCCCAGGGAGAGGGGACGGCTGCTCAGAGTAGGGCCAGGCCAGTCCCCCATGCCCATTTCAGGGGCCGCTGGAGCCAAGGGGTTGCTGGCATGAAAAGCAGCAGCAAGGACAGCGTCAGCCCTGCCTCCAGTGACAGACCCCCCGAAGGCTCGGAGCCAAACTCCTCCTGCTGCTCCAGGTCCCCAGAGGGCAGCATGGGCAGCTGTGACCTGCATCTGTCCTCCAGGACTGCCTCCCAGAGAGGAATGGGGCAGGGAGCTGGTGGCACACCCCAGgccagtgggggcccaggcccagagggagcagggctgggcagcagggacCACTGCTGCCTGAAACCCAGGACCCGATGCCTGACAGGTGCTCTTTGGGACTCCTCAGCCAGTGCTGGGTCTCACAAGGAGTCCAGTGAAAGGGGTGAGTGGCACCAGGGCCGCCGCAGCAAGACAAGGGCCATGACTTCCCCACGGAAGGCCACCCATGGGGGAGGCCCCTGTTCCTCCACCATGAACCTCTCGTCTTTGGCGAACGAGGATCCATTGGCAGAGGGGAATGGACTGGGTCCTGGACACCCTCAGGCCAGGGATGAGTATGGGACAAGACAGCCCCTGGCTTCGGGCCATTTTGGCTCTGGGGACATTGCAGAAGGTTGTTCCCCGTCTTCTACCTGTGTCTCAGCCACAGGcaggaggagaaagcaggagagcAGAGCTAGTGCCGTGGCCTCACCCAGCATTTCTGGCCTTGGCCgaggggcccagagaggccacCCCAGGCAGCACCACAGCCGAAGGGACACCCACTGCCCACTCGACTCACCAGTATCTAGGCAAACTTGGGGGCCTCCCAGCGCAGGCAGGGGCTGCCCAGCCAACCCAGCGCCACACTTTCCTGGAAGCTCATGTAGCACCAGGAACCCAGTGTCCCAGGACCCAGGgccacctccctctgcctctcttcaTTCCCAAGATGCACGGGGGGTCAGCAGTGCCCTCCTCACTCCTGTGAGTGATTCAGACTGTGCCTCtgatctctacccctcctactctCCCCCTGTTGAGACCGAAGGGAACCCTGAGTTTAGGGCACACTCACTTTGCAACTCATTGGTCTCTTTCAGCTCCCAAGCCAACGGCCAGGGTGAAAATGCAGGGGGCGGCGTTCCCAAGCCTTCCTGGCTCTTGCCTCTGCCAGTTGGTCAGTGCGAGGTGGGGAAGCTGGGAGCCCAGCAAGGGGCCTGCTACTCAGAGATGGACACATGTAGGGTCTACAGGACCCCTTGTGGGGAGACGCACACCCAGCCTCAGGGTAGCCCGGAGCCCTTCCCTGAGGCCCGCCTGCTGTGCAGCAGGCACTGTCCCACTCCCCCCAGGGTGTGGCCTTCTGTCAAGAAACAGCCCCCCTGCAGCAGTAATGGAGACCACAGCATGGCTTTGGGGCCAGGGGGCACTGCCCCAGGAGAGGAACAGCTAGATGCGCAGCGCCCACGCCCCCCTGGCTCTCAGTCAGGCGGCTCTGGCAGAACAGTCAGAGCAGCGAGAAGGGGTAGCTTGGGTCCCAGGCCTGGGAGGATGTGCCAGGGGCAGGTCGCTGGTGGAGGGACCGGTCTGGACGAGAGAGAGGACAAGGGCAGCATGCTACTGGGTGCCCTGCCCCGGGCCTCACCAGAAGCTGTGGTCCGTGAATGGCTGAGCAACATCCCGGAGGAGCCAGAGCCCATGAAGTATGAGATCGCGGATGAGAGCGTGGGTATGGCCAGAGACGGCCTGGAAGGCCCCACGGAGGACCCTGTAGACAAACATTCCCCCAAAAGCCTGGAGGATCCAACTCAGGCCAGACAACTGTCTCTGGAAGGGGCCGCCAGTGAGAAAGCAGAACCAGAGGGACCCCTCCCAGTGACTGGTGATGCTGGTCCCCAGCCAGGAGAGGGTCTTCCTCACACTGCAGTTTCAGAAGCCCCCACGGAGGCTGGAGCAGGTGAAGCGGTAGCTAGGGACTGTGGCATGGGCCAGTGTGTGCTTCCCCGAAGGGTCTCTGCCTCCATACAGGTCATGAAAGCGCTGTTGGGCTCCAAGCAGGGCCGGCCCAGCAGCCTGCCCGAAGTGTCTGGCCCGGCGGGCATGAGGCTCGGCCACTCCGCCCAGGCCCTCGTCACGTGTCTCGCCAGGCTCCATTTCTTCGATGAAGATCTTGGGTCTCCCGCCAGCAAAGTGAGGTTCACAGACTCTCCTCGGTACCAGGAGCTCCTGAGCACCTTCCAGGCCTTGTGGCCGAGGTGCGGCCTCGGGCCAGGTGAGCTGGACTCAGGCCTCTGGGAGTTCGGCAGGTGCCAGGCTCTGCCAGGCCTCAGGTCCCAGGCTGTGACTGAGGACTTCACACCAACATCGTCTTCTGGTGTGGATGTTGGAAGTGGTTCTGGGGGCTCGGGAGAGGGCAGGGGACCCTGTGCCGTGGACTGTGCCCTGGTCTCTGAGAGGATAGACCTGCCCTTGAAAATCCCCCACCAGAGACCTGATTCCAGAACCTCAGAGAACCCAGAGGAACTGGGAAGGCAGCACCTGAGTGGTTGCGTGGCCTCCTCAAGCTCTCAAGCACGGGTCTGTGCCACCAGGAAGGGCGAGGCAGACGGAAGCAGTGGGGAGCAAGTGCTGGGTGGCAACCTGGACCAAGTAGTTGAGAGCACGATGCAAGAAGAGGCAGTGCAGTTAGAGAAAataacagaagaggaagaaagaccgGAACTGCAAGGGGAGGCTGTCAGTGGatttccagaagaggaaagagCCGTGGGACAGGAATTATCAGGGGCTGGCTCTCAGGAAGGGGCGGGTGCAGATGAGAGTgagcaggaaaaggaagcaggaagagcCCCTGCCTCTGCCATGTTGCGCCCCGCTGGGAGGAGAGAGACCCGGGCCGAGACCCTTGGGAGCCTCATTGGGAGGGACTCAAATGCCAGTGGAAGTCAAAGTGGTCCCAACACTGAGCCCTGTTTGGAGGAGCTGCCCAGAGCTGCTGAGACAGGCCACAAGCAAACCCAGGCCAAGTCCACCCAGCAGGCTGGAGAGAAGGGCTCTTCTGTGGCTCACAGGGTGTCTCTGGACCCTGACCCCCTCTGGGTGTCCAGTCTGCTGAGGAAGATGGAGAAGGCCTTCATGGCCCACCTGGCCAGTGCCACGGCCTTGCTCCAAGCCCGCTGGAGCCTGCAGGGCCACGACCTGCTGGACCAGATGGTGGCTGAGCTGCAGCAGGATGTGGGCCAGCGGCTCCAAGACAGCACCGTGAAGGAGCTCCAAAAGATCCAGAGCCGGGCTGGGAGGAAGGCGCCGGGGCCTCCCCGGGTAGGCCTCAGGTGGGAGATGTCCCAGCAGACAGAGCAGCGCAGGAGTCGCCTCCGGGGCCTGCGCAACCTCTCAGCCTTCTCGGAGCAGACCCTGGCCCGGGGCACCCACTCCCTCTCCCTGGAGGACATGCCAAACCTCGGTGGAGCCCTGGGGACCCAGCTGGGTGGCAAGACTGAGGGGGAGGAGTTCTGTCCCTGTGAGGCCTGTGTGAGGAAGAAAGCGATCCCTGTGTCCCCAAAGGACACAGTGGGCATAGCCAGTCTACCCATCAAAGAGGCCTTTGACCTGCAGCAAATTctgcagaagaaaaaaggagggtgTATTAGTAGGGAGACAGCAGGCACAGCCCCCAAGAAGACAGGGATGGAGCCATATCAGAGGGACCCCTCAGGGACCAGGAATGTCCAGGGAGCTGATGGAGGCCTGGAGCCGGGGTTAGGCCGGGGTGCTGGGGCCAAGGAGGGGGATGAGGACGAGAGCAGCCAGACCCTCGGCAGAGGTGAAGATccaggaggagcagaggaggaTGCAGCTgctcagaggagaggagggaacacAGGTCCCCGTGCAGGCCACCACCCAGAGGAGCAGGGCGTGGGGCACAGGGAAGGGAACCCAGAGGGGGACTCCGGGGCCCAAAGTCCAGGAGGACAGAATGATGGTGCCGACACTGTAGGGGTCCAGGAAACTGAAGGAGAGCGAC
This window of the Desmodus rotundus isolate HL8 chromosome 9, HLdesRot8A.1, whole genome shotgun sequence genome carries:
- the RP1L1 gene encoding retinitis pigmentosa 1-like 1 protein, whose translation is MNSTPRDTQAPSYRECLLPSAARTPSVIQVTPAKKITFLKRGDPQFSGVRLAVHQRTFKSFGALMDELSQRVPLSFGVRSVTTPRGLHGLSALEQLEDGGCYLCSDKKPPKTSSGPGRPQGGSPSTQQSQDVEGQCEALRTASSRKNPKAPKRIMLVKNGDPRFQQTVVLSHRNTRSLSAFLSKASDLLHFPVRQVYTTSGKKVNSLKALLHSPPVLVCAGPESFRPAALEGARRSGTETLSGQTSQNKNGSWGPKAKQSVIHSRSRSGSRPRRFPLLSERSGLSDALVTLNHAWMGPAPDRHPQDTPAQLSPLVASDDVEKKVHVNEDGSLSVEMKVRFHLLGNDMLLWSRRVGRASALTAASGEGPVLGAADPLHCLWEGHPGGSSEPKTQGQGNQESACKEAFERGGWQSGSRYEIWMNPLYIAQGEGTAAQSRARPVPHAHFRGRWSQGVAGMKSSSKDSVSPASSDRPPEGSEPNSSCCSRSPEGSMGSCDLHLSSRTASQRGMGQGAGGTPQASGGPGPEGAGLGSRDHCCLKPRTRCLTGALWDSSASAGSHKESSERGEWHQGRRSKTRAMTSPRKATHGGGPCSSTMNLSSLANEDPLAEGNGLGPGHPQARDEYGTRQPLASGHFGSGDIAEGCSPSSTCVSATGRRRKQESRASAVASPSISGLGRGAQRGHPRQHHSRRDTHCPLDSPVSRQTWGPPSAGRGCPANPAPHFPGSSCSTRNPVSQDPGPPPSASLHSQDARGVSSALLTPVSDSDCASDLYPSYSPPVETEGNPEFRAHSLCNSLVSFSSQANGQGENAGGGVPKPSWLLPLPVGQCEVGKLGAQQGACYSEMDTCRVYRTPCGETHTQPQGSPEPFPEARLLCSRHCPTPPRVWPSVKKQPPCSSNGDHSMALGPGGTAPGEEQLDAQRPRPPGSQSGGSGRTVRAARRGSLGPRPGRMCQGQVAGGGTGLDEREDKGSMLLGALPRASPEAVVREWLSNIPEEPEPMKYEIADESVGMARDGLEGPTEDPVDKHSPKSLEDPTQARQLSLEGAASEKAEPEGPLPVTGDAGPQPGEGLPHTAVSEAPTEAGAGEAVARDCGMGQCVLPRRVSASIQVMKALLGSKQGRPSSLPEVSGPAGMRLGHSAQALVTCLARLHFFDEDLGSPASKVRFTDSPRYQELLSTFQALWPRCGLGPGELDSGLWEFGRCQALPGLRSQAVTEDFTPTSSSGVDVGSGSGGSGEGRGPCAVDCALVSERIDLPLKIPHQRPDSRTSENPEELGRQHLSGCVASSSSQARVCATRKGEADGSSGEQVLGGNLDQVVESTMQEEAVQLEKITEEEERPELQGEAVSGFPEEERAVGQELSGAGSQEGAGADESEQEKEAGRAPASAMLRPAGRRETRAETLGSLIGRDSNASGSQSGPNTEPCLEELPRAAETGHKQTQAKSTQQAGEKGSSVAHRVSLDPDPLWVSSLLRKMEKAFMAHLASATALLQARWSLQGHDLLDQMVAELQQDVGQRLQDSTVKELQKIQSRAGRKAPGPPRVGLRWEMSQQTEQRRSRLRGLRNLSAFSEQTLARGTHSLSLEDMPNLGGALGTQLGGKTEGEEFCPCEACVRKKAIPVSPKDTVGIASLPIKEAFDLQQILQKKKGGCISRETAGTAPKKTGMEPYQRDPSGTRNVQGADGGLEPGLGRGAGAKEGDEDESSQTLGRGEDPGGAEEDAAAQRRGGNTGPRAGHHPEEQGVGHREGNPEGDSGAQSPGGQNDGADTVGVQETEGERQPALRRGSQGEKEGSPQAGLRRGQSGEASGHSSPDQEGRPTPAPATGGNTCGQRSGPKTGLSSSMSSLGNCSQLSQKGSEEEPSNGDMRAFSDEPKGVPSSERTVTDMYPESSTSEQVGPSSGSRTPERGTCEGLTPEPRAGQGSDLEAEKVVQRLSGTERRLRNLTMDRTDGFGQDDLDF